The following proteins are encoded in a genomic region of Nycticebus coucang isolate mNycCou1 chromosome 17, mNycCou1.pri, whole genome shotgun sequence:
- the MED7 gene encoding mediator of RNA polymerase II transcription subunit 7, whose protein sequence is MGEPQQVSALPPPPMQYIKEYTDENIQEGLAPKPPPPIKDSYMMFGNQFQCDDLIIRPLESQGIERLHPMQFDHKKELRKLNMSILVNFLDLLDILIRSPGSIKREEKLEDLKLLFVHVHHLINEYRPHQARETLRVMMEVQKRQRLETAERFQKHLERVIEMIQNCLASLPDDLPHSETGVRVKSEPMDADDSNNCIGQNERHRENSGHRRDQIIEKDAALCVLIDEMNERP, encoded by the coding sequence ATGGGTGAACCACAGCAAGTGAGTGCACTTCCACCACCTCCAATGCAGTACATCAAGGAATATACAGATGAAAATATTCAGGAAGGCTTAGCTCCCAAGCCTCCCCCTCCAATAAAAGACAGTTATATGATGTTTGGCAACCAATTCCAGTGTGATGATCTTATCATCCGCCCTTTGGAAAGTCAGGGCATTGAACGACTTCATCCTATGCAGTTTGATCACAAGAAAGAACTAAGGAAACTCAATATGTCTATCCTTGTTAATTTCTTGGATCTTTTAGATATATTGATAAGGAGCCCTGGGAGTATAAAACGAGAAGAGAAACTAGAAGATCTTAAGCTGCTTTTTGTACATGTGCATCATCTTATAAATGAATACCGACCTCACCAAGCAAGGGAGACCTTGAGAGTCATGATGGAGGTCCAGAAACGTCAACGGCTTGAAACAGCTGAGAGGTTTCAGAAGCACCTGGAACGAGTAATTGAGATGATTCAAAATTGCTTGGCTTCTTTGCCTGATGATTTGCCCCATTCAGAAACAGGGGTGAGAGTAAAAAGTGAACCAATGGATGCCGATGATAGCAACAACTGTATTGGGCAGAATGAACGACACAGAGAAAATTCAGGTCATAGGCGAGACCAGATTATAGAGAAAGATGCTGCCTTGTGTGTTCTAATtgatgaaatgaatgaaagaccgTGA